One window from the genome of Marinobacter sp. LV10R510-11A encodes:
- a CDS encoding nucleotidyltransferase domain-containing protein: MTDRKRYSLKNLVKQCDPDAPVSQDMIDWENAKLIGLEQTVMDNQVDIREAVLKFRELLSGEVTQLVLFGSRTRGDYRPDSDADVAVLLRGEPGDFVEMKLGLACLAYEVLLQTGVRIRPFPVWETEWCDPEKSQHRDTLEVIAREGITLWQA; the protein is encoded by the coding sequence ATGACCGACAGAAAAAGATACTCCCTAAAGAATCTTGTAAAACAGTGTGACCCCGATGCGCCAGTTTCCCAGGACATGATCGACTGGGAAAATGCAAAGCTGATCGGCCTTGAGCAAACGGTAATGGATAATCAGGTTGATATCCGGGAGGCCGTTCTAAAGTTTCGGGAGTTACTTTCAGGTGAGGTCACACAGTTGGTTCTGTTTGGTAGCCGAACCCGTGGCGATTACAGGCCCGACAGTGATGCCGATGTGGCCGTTCTACTTCGTGGCGAGCCTGGGGATTTTGTCGAAATGAAACTAGGCCTTGCCTGCCTGGCTTACGAAGTGCTGCTGCAGACTGGCGTTCGTATTCGACCATTTCCGGTTTGGGAAACCGAATGGTGTGACCCTGAAAAGTCCCAGCACCGGGATACCCTGGAAGTCATCGCCCGCGAGGGCATCACCCTCTGGCAAGCCTGA
- a CDS encoding Fic family protein, producing the protein MTSKLAITPFIPQESALQRHGIFDLVNQLDRQAAQLARTLPADNANAIRRHMAVMSSYYSNLIEGSLVLPHEIREAQRGHYSDDPVKRGHQLEAVAHIKVQEWIEGQELTLETVCSTWFILELHRRLYEGLPESLRQLHDENEIVAMVEPGQWRQRDVIVGGHIPPVAKGLASLMEGFCDEYRSAHYQGKHRLISLTCAHHRFLWIHPFLDGNGRVARLWTETLFRAGGLESCGIWSLSRGLASQSPNYKAALAQADYPRQGASDGRGPLSQERLALFCKFTLETALQQVNDISDMLERNADEKWVPNAETVQAMNELESGAGIKLNDLSTLFPSEDENN; encoded by the coding sequence ATGACTTCAAAACTCGCCATCACGCCATTTATTCCCCAAGAATCTGCGCTTCAACGGCATGGAATTTTTGACCTGGTGAACCAGTTAGATCGTCAAGCAGCACAGCTCGCGAGGACGTTGCCCGCCGACAATGCTAACGCTATCCGGCGCCACATGGCCGTCATGAGTTCCTACTACTCCAACCTCATCGAAGGAAGCCTAGTGCTTCCACATGAAATTCGGGAGGCTCAGCGTGGGCACTACAGCGATGACCCAGTTAAACGTGGTCATCAATTAGAGGCTGTCGCGCATATAAAGGTTCAGGAATGGATTGAAGGCCAAGAACTAACATTGGAAACGGTTTGTTCGACGTGGTTCATTCTCGAACTTCATCGTCGGCTATATGAAGGGCTTCCAGAATCCTTGCGACAATTACATGATGAGAATGAAATCGTCGCAATGGTTGAGCCGGGCCAGTGGCGGCAACGGGATGTAATAGTCGGAGGGCATATTCCTCCCGTTGCAAAAGGACTGGCTAGCTTGATGGAGGGGTTTTGTGATGAATACCGCTCTGCCCACTATCAAGGCAAACACCGGCTTATCAGCCTCACTTGTGCTCACCACCGCTTTTTATGGATTCACCCGTTTTTGGACGGGAATGGACGGGTAGCTCGATTATGGACGGAAACTCTTTTTCGAGCAGGGGGATTGGAAAGCTGCGGCATCTGGAGCCTCAGCCGAGGGCTGGCCAGTCAGTCTCCAAACTACAAGGCAGCCCTGGCACAAGCAGACTATCCTCGGCAGGGTGCCAGTGATGGCCGTGGCCCCTTGAGCCAGGAGCGCCTAGCACTGTTCTGCAAGTTCACTCTAGAAACTGCGCTGCAGCAGGTTAACGACATTTCGGACATGCTTGAACGCAATGCAGATGAAAAATGGGTGCCTAATGCCGAAACCGTTCAGGCCATGAATGAGTTAGAGAGCGGGGCAGGAATTAAACTGAACGATCTGAGCACACTATTCCCTAGCGAGGATGAAAATAACTGA
- a CDS encoding metallophosphatase domain-containing protein, giving the protein MRLVCISDTHSLHRRIPDIPDGDVLIHAGDCLGAGTLENVEDLNDWLGTLPHRHKIVIAGNHDWVFQEAPALARDALTNAIYLEDSGIVIEGVRFWGSPWTPTFLDWAFMLDRGEALHDRWMQIPEDTDVLITHGPPKGIGDEASMGFRCQNVGCVDLLHRIEQMRLKAHVFGHIHEGYGEYTLGNTRLVNASTCTVRYEPTNPAIVLDI; this is encoded by the coding sequence TTGAGGCTCGTTTGTATTTCTGACACCCACAGCCTACACCGGCGCATTCCAGACATTCCGGACGGCGACGTATTGATCCATGCCGGTGATTGCCTAGGTGCGGGCACCCTGGAGAATGTGGAAGACCTCAATGATTGGCTGGGTACCCTGCCCCATCGCCACAAAATTGTGATTGCCGGAAACCATGACTGGGTATTTCAGGAGGCGCCGGCGCTGGCCAGAGACGCGCTGACCAACGCAATCTATCTTGAGGATAGCGGCATTGTAATTGAGGGTGTCAGATTTTGGGGGTCACCCTGGACGCCAACATTTTTGGATTGGGCGTTCATGCTGGATCGCGGGGAAGCCCTGCATGATCGATGGATGCAGATTCCAGAAGACACTGATGTACTCATTACCCACGGCCCGCCAAAAGGCATCGGGGATGAGGCGTCCATGGGGTTTCGATGCCAAAATGTTGGGTGCGTGGACCTGCTACATCGAATAGAACAGATGCGGCTGAAAGCGCATGTTTTTGGCCACATTCATGAGGGCTATGGAGAGTACACCCTGGGCAATACCCGTCTTGTTAATGCCAGCACATGTACGGTCCGATATGAGCCGACGAATCCAGCTATCGTTTTGGACATCTGA
- a CDS encoding metallophosphoesterase, translating into MISKLTVHEAIGPNKNGIDWLCGDLHGQYDALQSALSDAGFRPDYDRLFLLGDVIDRGPKSRELLNWVLSTDYVHCLMGNHELVFAASSFNVRYRDKHRAIGGEWVDHIDFSEYRKLTTQCIQKLPLTITLACQNGSLGLVHAQSPADNWQDVQQAVSTDRFAIDCTWPWNRAQGSDQAIAGVTAVVSGHIGTAKVIQKGNQVWIDTLEQTGKMTLVPVNDIFDWVRRYTSNG; encoded by the coding sequence TTGATTTCTAAGCTAACAGTACACGAGGCTATCGGGCCCAACAAAAACGGCATCGACTGGCTCTGTGGTGACCTACATGGCCAGTATGACGCACTGCAATCTGCTCTATCTGATGCAGGTTTTCGCCCCGATTACGATCGACTATTTCTGTTGGGCGACGTCATTGATCGTGGTCCAAAATCGCGAGAACTACTGAACTGGGTGTTATCCACGGATTATGTGCACTGTCTCATGGGAAACCACGAATTAGTGTTTGCGGCTAGTTCGTTCAACGTCCGGTATAGAGATAAGCATCGAGCGATTGGAGGTGAGTGGGTCGATCACATCGACTTTTCTGAGTATCGAAAACTGACTACCCAGTGCATCCAGAAACTGCCTTTGACGATCACGCTCGCATGCCAAAACGGCAGCCTCGGTCTTGTGCATGCACAAAGCCCTGCGGATAACTGGCAGGATGTTCAACAAGCGGTATCGACTGACCGATTTGCGATTGATTGCACCTGGCCCTGGAATCGAGCACAGGGATCAGACCAAGCAATCGCTGGCGTGACGGCGGTTGTGTCTGGGCATATCGGTACGGCTAAAGTGATTCAAAAAGGAAATCAGGTCTGGATCGATACCCTGGAGCAAACCGGGAAAATGACGCTGGTACCCGTTAACGATATTTTTGACTGGGTTAGGAGATATACATCGAATGGATGA
- a CDS encoding M24 family metallopeptidase, which produces MDYRTYRDKLQSRFPDPVLAFEPNEYEARLASVRRGMAEAGFDLLLLTDAGELCYLTGYTTFEVSVQCVLLVASDRTVLFVPAIEIGPAVCLSRVDDVIGYPWQAPEAGVVDHEIARAGASSMLGAGSEFMSMQPIVTTGARSGIIHTNHAGYEVAPGDVVFTELGAVRRRYTAPMMRTAVVGQASPQQPAPARPHWRRLSIVPFSPAYLAIRLARRFRHPGSPAQCS; this is translated from the coding sequence ATGGATTACCGTACCTACCGCGACAAACTTCAGTCTAGGTTTCCCGATCCCGTACTGGCGTTCGAGCCGAATGAATACGAGGCACGGCTCGCCTCCGTTCGTCGGGGGATGGCTGAAGCCGGATTTGATCTGCTGCTACTGACCGACGCTGGAGAACTGTGTTATCTGACCGGATATACTACCTTCGAGGTCTCGGTTCAGTGCGTGCTACTGGTCGCAAGCGATCGAACAGTTCTGTTCGTGCCGGCCATCGAGATCGGTCCCGCAGTGTGTCTGAGCCGGGTGGACGACGTTATCGGCTATCCGTGGCAAGCTCCCGAAGCGGGCGTGGTCGACCATGAAATCGCCAGGGCCGGTGCCAGTTCCATGCTGGGGGCTGGCAGCGAATTCATGAGCATGCAACCGATTGTGACGACCGGGGCGCGCAGCGGCATCATCCATACCAATCATGCTGGTTATGAGGTTGCACCCGGTGATGTGGTGTTCACCGAATTAGGTGCGGTTCGCCGGCGCTACACCGCGCCAATGATGCGTACCGCCGTCGTCGGTCAAGCTTCGCCTCAGCAGCCCGCGCCGGCGAGGCCGCACTGGCGCCGATTGTCGATCGTGCCTTTTTCTCCGGCGTATTTGGCTATCCGGTTGGCGCGGCGTTTCCGCCATCCTGGGTCGCCGGCTCAATGTTCATAG
- a CDS encoding Wadjet anti-phage system protein JetD domain-containing protein gives MKSPADLAVKLARQWQNADLREQRLFSADSWPLRLSIGKPTGRAITEDLNQVRQHLHLWRSVTVGKVVWQSQRFRGASEEVNVPTHWTLHSPTEWIEAANSSEVRSEYQSLSRLVAEIDERFHRLVIRKRRLILDRPEKEVIQAAKLASCLTPDCAEGRPLRALSMAGIDSKFFERNRQVLIQMLDILFHDQASEQGLETFLGAEDEGHHWLLVADLDGGLLPFSQLRIRAKELMSKALPGAVILIVENERCLHQLPNLQNTLAILGAGMNLAWMQATWLKEKKIAYWGDIDTWGLTMLARARQHQPELQPLLMNGAIFKAFSAGRAVPEPQVSERVPLDGLTPEEEAFFTDLKHLQSGRLEQEFLPETTVHLAILEWHRKIATIPLNATINPI, from the coding sequence ATGAAATCCCCAGCTGATCTGGCCGTGAAGCTGGCCCGGCAATGGCAAAACGCCGACCTTCGGGAGCAGCGTCTGTTCAGCGCAGATAGCTGGCCCCTTCGGCTTTCGATCGGCAAGCCGACTGGACGGGCGATCACCGAAGACCTCAATCAGGTACGGCAACACCTGCATCTTTGGCGCAGCGTAACTGTAGGAAAAGTTGTGTGGCAATCCCAGCGCTTTCGCGGTGCGAGTGAAGAGGTCAACGTCCCGACTCACTGGACTCTGCACTCGCCCACTGAGTGGATTGAGGCGGCGAATAGCTCCGAAGTTCGCAGCGAATATCAATCTCTAAGCCGCTTAGTAGCGGAAATCGATGAGCGTTTTCATCGCCTTGTGATCCGCAAACGTCGCTTGATACTCGACAGGCCAGAGAAGGAGGTGATTCAAGCAGCCAAACTGGCGAGCTGCCTGACACCGGATTGCGCGGAGGGCAGGCCGCTAAGGGCACTATCGATGGCCGGGATCGATAGTAAATTTTTTGAACGAAACCGTCAGGTACTTATCCAGATGCTGGACATCCTGTTCCATGACCAAGCGAGTGAACAGGGGCTGGAAACCTTTCTTGGAGCCGAAGATGAAGGTCATCATTGGCTGCTGGTTGCCGATCTTGATGGCGGCTTGCTTCCATTTTCACAGCTACGCATCAGAGCAAAAGAGCTGATGTCTAAGGCCCTGCCCGGGGCCGTTATTCTAATCGTTGAAAACGAGCGCTGCCTCCACCAACTGCCAAACCTTCAGAACACCTTAGCCATACTGGGTGCAGGAATGAACCTAGCGTGGATGCAGGCAACCTGGCTTAAGGAAAAGAAAATTGCCTACTGGGGTGACATCGACACCTGGGGCTTAACCATGCTGGCTCGAGCCAGGCAGCATCAACCTGAGCTACAACCTCTTTTAATGAATGGAGCGATTTTCAAGGCATTTTCAGCTGGAAGGGCTGTCCCGGAGCCACAGGTATCAGAGCGCGTTCCACTTGATGGCCTTACACCGGAGGAGGAGGCATTTTTCACAGACCTGAAGCACTTGCAGAGCGGGAGGCTGGAACAAGAATTCCTCCCGGAAACCACTGTGCATCTGGCTATTCTAGAGTGGCACCGGAAAATAGCGACGATCCCGTTAAACGCGACCATCAACCCGATTTGA
- a CDS encoding site-specific integrase — MTDYDNQNWHRNADGEVLKTTVRLSSPEYDNLHAWAQSHSITEALEVVALTFGFSKHFTVIGNLSQELSHPESINILSAWITNPFIAQLSKLRGLYEVSPDIHRKYPSMPHAGNANQTKKKLRDLGADIGKKHFLLCLMINPLAADCSEEQYHLRRALRVWLIVQSLERASNRHCLSDKGTQKLASYLTQDTYHKNWLIIDRTLERAKRLIGVQPFTFDRFTLALRNAAAELQVQSEDISAKRFLVSLAQVAEGYCEPFELEAWSSLPCESVSYFFNRDRLPRTQQIGEFSYQSFDLLCEHSADIDDDAEPALLYSVDPDDTPEKQRLTGQSILLQTTELSHYLPWSWDKVLPPEVAALEAWLGCMLVSPNLLDRLGAAVVWLATRLSRSLPFVLEFSISSVSEDEWALSPDFAIAHRQSPSRHNSWAPDESTQSWIEPFEQNLALQIPEVVQQALHAAASDTQEFTRSLHELWHQLSTEEPSAWFTQHAKNHFPRLTSAKLANIQPQKIVNHSGDHSLARLSSAHPRAALPAACGYANWDIKAVESGFNLPLKGTTEASGSRVNLLGSLLAPLESLLIDQISQATETLDKTRSDGIIVYHNTLARYCVMALYAATGCRHLTDPFESITHFCADPPSVFINDKADEGLHNGRLVPLPKTALQLVTLYQAHLAHLANAVEPIRPSFAAEITRLREKPSSKLPLFFLLDDTAHWHSVTDSKIPGKGLFRWPLPPNLFRHRYAQKLAREGVHPEVIDGWMGHAERGVGTYSDQSARCWLSDYKTYQQTVNDVFDQLGFRLTTASSPQPAFSETLEHEDSGYQEPQLFGAEKRRQNRVLASERAEQAANDDLDLFLGPKALEELDEDQIQQISNLMLLRENGLPHPNAATRYAVMIDRLDSLGASQSSGIRRRMTAIENERSLLTDRSPAALATKTKLDKWVQQTKRAIDKANVSKSEALILAAAFLAIDKYLAYPDLLEDVVKGVHYRLIQHKKRFYFEYNEDLDHESYSQPVQRHEIDYKTATLLSYGKGIKSKIDLNKPLSSVRLQSLSDILQKTAACPQTEKNTGTTKWLFRELATLINQASLIQLPGAVSAALSGRQPPTSCSLVDYFRLSDGVSYQLPDTPAAEIPAITAQALALPVLKIGSTDKDHLYASAKAFFQDIRDLLKNYTKATARETADVIERFTSKRKTDVSSAVLHVGYWLADRIKRGKGRQHTSYNAYAAATAERYLNALSEPFQGLAYEVNLSALDEEDITSLCSDMIILKRNNRTELDYFGARLQEFFRWASERGIAEPIWEDLDLGSKRRSVRPGLFSGDEYQRCLQLILNSTSSSSDQALLIAFVLILAFRFGLRAQEAIGLQRADWCESGELNWVLVRNNEYRELKRPSSRRAVPLMFPLSDREQSTIESVLSRHDSLAGHTPRAPILCAIVNGKLDITPLGQYNISSAISQSLKQVTGNPMMTLHHARHSFYNILGSVLFGLELPLTQKLTGHLMPDQIRTVILGQNDSSTRRSAMALARAMGHATPNTGFKSYNRLITEWADNLTPVRNIRVRTIPNAIQIHEWAIQKLQSDDTDFPLLPTQLPTPRNIAQALRLRALGYCYNRTEAVLQLRPGSLKSLDWLVDRVNRRHRFKVFDVAKQKIVQEYGDKHPNLLLEKITPDAWVRLIDQTARFPRHDDLQQAALLPSIEHVPALVGRNGQLLMSKPEHCELIKLVLELFQLPEGSYGVFARKNHFQVKERLTQHGFKVFPVTETDTGEKPQLDTFSIYQSDSRKLERQYGGVIFSRSFGGCIHNSHELVIALLIAAASYGLSKTEPPDAYRI, encoded by the coding sequence ATGACAGATTACGACAATCAAAATTGGCACAGAAATGCCGACGGGGAAGTTTTGAAAACGACCGTAAGGCTTTCGAGCCCCGAATACGACAACCTCCATGCTTGGGCCCAAAGTCATAGCATCACCGAAGCGCTTGAAGTTGTCGCCCTCACCTTCGGGTTTTCCAAACATTTTACTGTTATCGGTAACTTGAGCCAAGAACTCTCCCACCCCGAGTCAATCAATATACTCAGTGCATGGATCACTAATCCATTCATCGCACAGCTATCTAAACTGCGTGGGCTCTACGAGGTCAGTCCCGATATTCATCGGAAATATCCGTCGATGCCCCACGCCGGAAATGCCAACCAAACTAAGAAAAAACTGCGTGACTTGGGTGCGGACATTGGAAAAAAACATTTCCTATTATGCTTAATGATTAACCCGTTGGCGGCTGACTGCTCTGAAGAGCAATATCACCTCCGCAGAGCTCTTAGAGTCTGGCTGATTGTCCAGTCGCTTGAACGAGCCAGCAACAGACACTGCTTAAGTGACAAGGGAACACAAAAGCTAGCCAGTTATCTCACTCAAGATACTTATCACAAAAACTGGCTGATCATCGATAGAACCCTTGAGCGTGCAAAGCGTCTTATAGGCGTGCAACCATTCACTTTCGACAGGTTCACCCTCGCGCTCAGAAACGCAGCCGCCGAACTTCAAGTTCAGTCAGAGGACATCAGTGCTAAACGATTCCTGGTCTCGCTGGCTCAAGTCGCAGAAGGCTACTGCGAGCCATTCGAATTGGAGGCGTGGTCTTCTCTGCCCTGTGAGAGCGTCTCCTACTTTTTTAATCGAGACCGACTTCCGCGGACGCAACAAATAGGGGAGTTCAGCTACCAAAGCTTCGATCTGCTCTGCGAGCATAGTGCAGACATCGACGACGACGCGGAACCCGCTCTGCTGTATTCCGTAGATCCAGATGACACTCCAGAAAAACAACGACTGACGGGGCAAAGCATCTTGCTCCAAACGACCGAGCTATCTCACTACTTACCATGGAGCTGGGACAAAGTGTTGCCTCCAGAAGTAGCGGCGTTAGAGGCGTGGCTTGGCTGTATGCTGGTTTCCCCCAATCTGCTTGACCGCCTTGGTGCTGCTGTCGTTTGGCTCGCTACCCGCTTGTCCCGCTCTTTACCCTTTGTGCTTGAGTTTTCAATCTCTTCAGTATCTGAAGACGAGTGGGCTTTATCGCCAGATTTCGCAATAGCCCACCGCCAGTCTCCGAGCAGGCACAATTCGTGGGCGCCCGATGAAAGCACGCAATCGTGGATAGAGCCCTTCGAGCAAAATCTGGCACTTCAGATACCAGAGGTTGTGCAACAGGCGCTGCACGCAGCCGCATCAGACACACAGGAATTCACGCGCTCCCTTCACGAGCTCTGGCACCAACTCTCTACAGAAGAGCCTTCCGCTTGGTTTACCCAGCATGCCAAGAATCACTTCCCGCGGCTAACGAGTGCCAAGCTCGCTAACATTCAACCCCAAAAAATCGTTAACCATTCTGGCGATCATTCCCTTGCACGACTTAGCTCAGCCCACCCCCGAGCCGCATTGCCCGCTGCTTGCGGGTACGCTAACTGGGACATCAAAGCGGTCGAGAGTGGTTTCAACCTTCCGCTCAAAGGTACGACCGAAGCATCTGGCTCGAGAGTAAATCTGCTGGGTAGCCTATTGGCTCCACTAGAGTCATTACTAATCGACCAGATCTCCCAAGCAACTGAAACTCTGGATAAGACAAGATCTGATGGCATCATCGTCTATCACAATACTCTTGCGCGCTATTGTGTGATGGCCCTGTACGCCGCCACGGGATGCCGGCACCTCACCGATCCGTTTGAATCGATTACCCATTTCTGTGCAGATCCACCGTCTGTTTTCATAAACGACAAAGCGGACGAAGGCCTTCATAACGGACGCCTTGTTCCCCTGCCCAAGACTGCTTTGCAACTCGTCACCCTTTATCAAGCACATCTGGCGCATTTGGCTAACGCTGTAGAGCCCATTCGTCCTAGCTTTGCCGCTGAGATAACGCGATTACGTGAAAAGCCGTCGAGCAAACTACCGCTGTTCTTCCTGCTGGACGACACAGCTCATTGGCACTCAGTGACAGATTCAAAGATACCTGGGAAAGGCCTGTTTCGTTGGCCGCTTCCTCCGAACCTGTTCCGGCATCGATACGCTCAGAAATTAGCGCGCGAAGGGGTGCACCCCGAAGTTATTGATGGGTGGATGGGACACGCGGAACGCGGTGTCGGAACCTACAGTGATCAGTCGGCTCGCTGCTGGCTGAGTGATTACAAAACATATCAGCAGACCGTTAATGATGTGTTCGATCAGCTAGGTTTCCGGCTCACAACAGCTAGTTCACCGCAACCCGCCTTCAGCGAGACTCTGGAGCACGAGGATTCAGGTTACCAAGAGCCCCAACTTTTTGGCGCAGAAAAAAGACGGCAAAATCGTGTTCTTGCAAGCGAGAGAGCCGAGCAAGCTGCCAATGACGATTTAGATCTTTTCTTAGGTCCAAAAGCGCTGGAAGAGCTTGACGAGGATCAGATCCAACAGATAAGCAACCTGATGCTCTTGCGGGAGAATGGGCTACCTCATCCAAATGCTGCGACCCGCTATGCGGTTATGATTGATCGCTTAGACAGTCTTGGCGCTTCGCAGTCGAGCGGAATTCGTCGCCGAATGACGGCTATTGAAAACGAGCGCTCATTGTTAACGGATCGAAGCCCTGCGGCACTTGCAACAAAAACGAAACTCGACAAGTGGGTACAACAAACGAAGCGTGCTATCGATAAAGCAAACGTTTCTAAATCAGAGGCGCTGATACTCGCTGCGGCGTTCCTCGCGATTGATAAATACTTGGCATATCCGGACTTGCTTGAAGATGTTGTTAAGGGCGTTCACTACCGCCTGATTCAGCATAAGAAAAGGTTTTACTTCGAATACAACGAGGACCTTGATCATGAGAGTTATTCGCAACCGGTTCAACGACACGAAATTGACTACAAGACTGCAACGCTGCTGAGCTATGGCAAGGGCATCAAATCCAAGATTGATCTGAACAAGCCGCTCTCTTCTGTGCGATTACAGTCCCTGTCTGACATTCTTCAAAAAACAGCAGCCTGTCCTCAAACCGAGAAAAATACGGGCACAACCAAGTGGCTCTTCAGAGAACTCGCAACTCTCATAAATCAAGCCAGCCTCATCCAGCTACCGGGTGCGGTATCAGCGGCGTTGAGTGGCCGACAACCGCCAACTAGTTGCAGTCTCGTTGATTATTTCCGATTGAGCGATGGTGTTTCGTATCAACTCCCCGATACGCCTGCGGCAGAAATCCCTGCTATCACCGCCCAAGCCTTAGCTCTCCCTGTCCTGAAAATAGGGAGCACCGATAAAGACCATCTGTACGCCAGCGCCAAGGCTTTTTTTCAAGACATTCGGGATTTACTGAAAAACTACACGAAGGCTACTGCTCGTGAGACCGCCGATGTTATTGAACGTTTTACTTCAAAGAGAAAAACAGACGTAAGCTCAGCGGTGCTGCACGTTGGTTATTGGCTTGCAGACCGAATCAAGCGCGGTAAAGGCCGGCAGCACACAAGCTATAACGCTTACGCTGCAGCAACGGCCGAACGCTATCTCAACGCATTGAGCGAGCCTTTCCAGGGCTTGGCCTATGAAGTCAATCTGAGCGCTCTCGACGAGGAAGACATCACCTCTTTGTGCTCTGACATGATCATTCTCAAGCGCAACAATCGAACGGAGCTAGATTATTTCGGAGCCCGCCTGCAGGAGTTTTTTCGATGGGCCAGCGAACGCGGTATTGCAGAACCCATTTGGGAGGATCTTGATTTAGGTAGTAAGAGGCGTTCGGTTCGACCAGGGCTGTTTTCTGGAGATGAGTATCAGAGATGCCTTCAACTAATTCTCAACAGTACCTCATCGTCTTCTGATCAAGCCTTGCTCATAGCTTTCGTTTTAATTTTGGCATTTCGCTTTGGCTTGCGGGCCCAGGAGGCCATTGGCCTGCAGCGAGCCGACTGGTGTGAATCCGGAGAGTTAAACTGGGTTTTAGTCAGAAACAACGAGTACCGAGAACTAAAACGACCAAGCAGCCGGCGGGCGGTGCCGTTAATGTTCCCTTTATCGGATCGAGAGCAATCAACAATAGAATCTGTTCTCAGTCGTCATGACAGCCTAGCGGGTCATACTCCGAGAGCCCCTATTTTATGCGCAATCGTTAATGGAAAATTGGATATAACACCGCTTGGTCAGTACAACATCTCAAGCGCTATCTCCCAGTCACTCAAACAAGTGACCGGAAACCCGATGATGACGCTTCATCATGCGAGACACAGCTTCTATAACATATTGGGCTCAGTATTATTCGGACTTGAATTGCCTTTGACCCAAAAGCTGACAGGTCACCTAATGCCGGATCAGATTCGCACAGTCATCTTGGGACAAAATGATTCCTCGACTAGGCGCTCAGCCATGGCCCTGGCACGAGCGATGGGGCACGCCACTCCAAATACCGGTTTCAAATCGTATAATCGCCTGATAACGGAATGGGCAGATAATCTGACACCGGTGCGCAATATTCGGGTTCGGACGATACCCAACGCAATACAAATTCATGAGTGGGCCATCCAAAAGCTACAATCAGATGACACTGATTTCCCGCTGCTCCCAACACAGCTCCCGACGCCCAGAAATATTGCACAGGCCTTGCGACTCCGAGCTCTAGGGTATTGCTATAATCGTACCGAAGCTGTTCTGCAATTGCGCCCCGGTTCTCTCAAATCTCTGGACTGGTTGGTCGACAGAGTAAACCGTAGACATCGATTTAAAGTCTTTGATGTCGCCAAGCAGAAAATAGTGCAAGAGTATGGTGATAAGCACCCAAATCTTCTCTTAGAGAAAATCACACCGGACGCATGGGTTCGGCTAATTGACCAAACAGCTCGCTTTCCACGTCATGATGACCTGCAGCAAGCCGCTTTGCTTCCGTCCATCGAGCATGTACCGGCGCTTGTTGGACGAAATGGGCAGCTATTAATGAGCAAACCCGAGCACTGCGAACTCATCAAATTGGTGCTTGAACTGTTTCAGTTGCCGGAAGGTAGTTATGGCGTTTTCGCCAGAAAAAATCATTTCCAGGTAAAGGAGCGACTGACTCAACACGGCTTTAAGGTCTTTCCAGTGACTGAAACCGATACTGGAGAAAAACCACAATTGGATACATTCAGCATTTATCAGTCTGACTCAAGAAAACTTGAGCGCCAGTATGGTGGAGTGATCTTCAGTCGAAGTTTTGGGGGGTGCATTCATAATAGCCATGAGCTAGTAATAGCGTTGCTCATTGCTGCCGCCTCGTACGGTCTAAGTAAAACAGAGCCCCCCGATGCATACCGGATTTGA